One Glycine max cultivar Williams 82 chromosome 4, Glycine_max_v4.0, whole genome shotgun sequence DNA segment encodes these proteins:
- the LOC106798488 gene encoding uncharacterized protein, which produces MSEKQDESLSVHSPYYLHPSENPAIALVSPLLDPTNYNSWSRSSFTTLSAKNKVEFADGCLPRSTSNHRLYAAWKKANNMVVSWLVHLVATSIHQSILWMDNAIDIWKDLKARYSQGDLLRISNLQHKLASIKQGDMNITDYFTKLGTIWDELESYQPNPMCRDNHTVETCYKKNGFPPNFFSNRGGGGRGFGRGGTRGKNTNGKVCTHCGIINHTVDECYKKHGYPPGHKFYKPQGASVNNTIKEEENVSSS; this is translated from the coding sequence ATGAGTGAAAAACAAGATGAATCTCTCAGTGTTCATAGCCCTTACTACCTGCACCCTAGTGAAAATCCAGCAATCGCATTAGTTTCACCTCTTTTGGATCCAACGAATTACAATTCTTGGAGCAGATCATCCTTCACGACCCTGAGTGCGAAGAATAAAGTAGAATTTGCTGATGGTTGCCTTCCTCGATCAACCTCGAATCATAGATTGTACGCAGCTTGGAAAAAAGCGAATAACATGGTGGTTTCATGGCTTGtacacttagttgcaacttccatTCATCAAAGCATCTTATGGATGGACAACGCGATTGATATCTGGAAAGATTTGAAAGCACGATACTCACAAGGTGATTTGCTTCGAATTTCTAATTTACAACACAAATTAGCTTCAATTAAACAAGGAGACATGAATATTACTGATTATTTTACAAAGCTGGGAACAATTTGGGATGAGCTTGAGAGTTATCAACCCAATCCTATGTGTAGAGATAATCACACAGTAGAAACATGTTATAAGAAAAATGGTTTTCCACCTAACTTCTTCTCCAATAGAGGAGGTGGAGGTAGAGGTTTTGGTAGAGGGGGGACAAGAGGCAAAAACACCAATGGTAAAGTTTGCACCCACTGTGGTATCATTAATCATACAGTGGATGAGTGTTATAAGAAGCATGGTTATCCACCTGGTCACAAATTCTATAAACCTCAAGGAGCTTCAGTTAATAACACTAttaaggaagaagaaaatgttTCAAGTTCATAG
- the LOC100796033 gene encoding protein FAM136A, with the protein MDHFAAHEEQLASLRMRQKFEEVNVAAQTNLAPVQDYVNFTLQKAYFMCAYECFDRSKRQEEISSCVENCSIPLSNVQHTFDHEMAQFQERLNRSLMVCQDKYEAARLQKKNDAMNDFVSCADQSIQENIKTLPHLANKLKASFGIRDNGSS; encoded by the exons ATGGATCACTTTGCAGCCCATGAAGAGCAACTTGCTTCCCTGAGAATGAGGCAGAAATTTGAAGAAGTAAATGTGGCTGCTCAAACTAATCTTGCCCCTGTCCAGGACTATGTCAATTTTACCCTTCAG AAAGCCTATTTTATGTGTGCATATGAGTGCTTTGATAGAAGCAAAAGGCAGGAAGAAATAAGCAGTTGTGTCGAAAATTGCAGTATTCCTCTTTCTAATGTGCAACACACATTTGATCATGAGATGGCACAGTTTCAG GAGAGATTGAATAGATCTCTGATGGTGTGTCAAGATAAGTACGAGGCAGCTAGGCTCCAGAAGAAAAATGATGCTATGAATGATTTCGTTTCCTGTGCTGACCAGTCAATCCAGGAAAACATCAAGACGTTGCCACATCTTGCCAACAAGTTGAAAGCTTCCTTTGGAATTAGGGACAATGGTTCCTCGTAG